In Crinalium epipsammum PCC 9333, the following are encoded in one genomic region:
- a CDS encoding RNA recognition motif domain-containing protein, which yields MSIYVGNLSYQVTEEDLTEVFAEYGTVKRVQLPTDRETGRMRGFGFVEMSTDDEETAAIDALDGAEWMGRDLKVNKAKPRTEGGGGGNFRRGGNFSGSRERY from the coding sequence ATGTCTATTTATGTAGGAAACTTGTCTTACCAAGTTACTGAAGAAGATCTTACCGAAGTTTTTGCTGAATATGGAACAGTAAAGCGGGTACAACTACCTACTGATCGTGAAACAGGTCGGATGCGTGGTTTTGGTTTTGTCGAAATGTCAACAGATGACGAAGAAACAGCCGCTATTGATGCCCTTGATGGAGCAGAATGGATGGGACGGGATCTGAAAGTTAATAAAGCCAAGCCACGTACCGAAGGTGGTGGTGGTGGGAATTTCCGTAGAGGTGGAAACTTCTCTGGCTCCAGAGAACGCTACTAA